The Streptomyces nigra genome includes the window TGTCGGCGGCGGTCAGCGCCTCCAGCGTGGCGGAGCGGGCGGTCAACACGACGCGCAGCCCGCCGCCCTGGGCCGGGTCGGGCGCCTGGGCGAGCGCCGAAAGGGTCCGGAAGGCACGCAGCGCTGACTGCGGCGAGGCGGTGGCGTACTCCTCGAACTGGTCGAGGAGCAACACGGCGCCGAACGAGCCGAGTTCGTCGTTGATACGGCCCCGCAGCGCGCGCCGGTCGGTGTCGGAGCCGGCGCACGCCTCGCGCACGGCGTCGAAGCGCGCGCGCCGGGCGCCGTCGTCGGGGGCGGCGCGGTGCCAGGCCGCGGTGACGGCGTCGGCGACCCAGGCGTCCTCAGCGTCAGGGGTGTTCTCCGCCTCGCCGGCCGCGTCCACCGGTTCGGGCACCCGGAGCGTCCACGGCGTGCCCCGATCGGTGAGAGCCGTCACCAGACCGGCCCGCAGCAGCGACGACTTGCCGCTTCCCGAGGGGCCGACGAGCACGGTCACGGGCCGGGACTCCAGGGCCCGTACGAGCTTGCCGGTCTCGTCCTCCCGGCCGTGGAAGTACCGGGCGTGCTCGGTCTCGAACCGGTCCAGGCCCCGGAACGGGCACCCGAGCACATCGGGACCGACCAGCCGGTCCGCCGCCAGCAGATAGGCGGTGCCGTCGAGGGGGCCCTTCCCGCGCAGGGTGAGCATGCCGACGACGACCTCGTTCGCCGGGTCCCATACGGCGGCCCCGCTGAACCCGGGCCCGATCCGCACGCCCGGCGCGGTCAGGTCGACCTGGATGAGGTCGGCGCGCTGCCGGCCGCGCAGGGTGCCGGTCGCGTTGACGCCCCGGGGAACCTGCGGCGGGAAGCCGAACGCCCGGATGTCCCGGTCCCACTCGCCGTCCGAGCCGTCCGCCGTCGGCAGTGGTTCGGCGCCGTCCACAGGCGCCTTGAGTCGCAGCAGCGCGACGTCGTCCTCCGGCCGCCACGACTCGACGTCGGCGGTGACGCGCGGACCCGGTACGGCACCCGCGAGCAGCGGGAAGTCGACCTCGACCGGGCCGGGGGGCGGGCTGCCGTCCGGCTCCGCCACGACGTGGGCGCAGGTGCACAGCAGGCCCTCGTCCACGAGGAAGCCGGCGCCGACCGGTTCGCCGTCCGGCGAGAACACGCGGGCCGCTCCGCGTTCGTAGCGGGCCCGGCGCGGCAGCGGGTCAGCCGGCATCGGAGGCGCCGGTGCCGCCCGTCGTGTCCCACTCGACGCCGACCGTGAAGTGGGCCTCGGCCGTACTCCTCGCGACGACCACGCCCGCCTCGGCGGTCACCTTCACCCCGAACTCCAGGGTGATCCGGTCCGGGCGGCGGGGCATGGAGCGCAGGGAGTCGACGATGTCCTGGACCGCCGGGCGCACCCGGTCGACGGCGGCGCGCAGGGTGTCGGCCGCGCCGGCCGCGTCGTCGGCGGGGCGTGGCCGCCGGATGGGTTCGTAGACGTCCTCGGGTGCCGGGATCGCGGACGCCGGTGCGGTGGTCTCCACCCGGAGCAGCGAGCCGTCGTCGAGTCGGATGCTGGTGATGGCCGTCATCGAGGGCTG containing:
- a CDS encoding CU044_2847 family protein, giving the protein MTAITSIRLDDGSLLRVETTAPASAIPAPEDVYEPIRRPRPADDAAGAADTLRAAVDRVRPAVQDIVDSLRSMPRRPDRITLEFGVKVTAEAGVVVARSTAEAHFTVGVEWDTTGGTGASDAG